The Thalassotalea nanhaiensis genome has a window encoding:
- a CDS encoding TonB-dependent receptor, producing the protein MIFNKNNNKSVSSLFCLSLLTMSINSALAQEANDTEPEVNDDVEVIEVTGYLSSVKKSILSKKAADSILDSIEAEDLGKFPDTNIAESLQRITGVSIDRNGGEGSKVSVRGLGPEFNVVTFNNRIMPNPDGSRSFSFDILASEMVSRVDVYKTSKAELSDGGIGAVIDVRSLRPLDLDEGITGAASVKAMHDELSEETDPQFSGVISFKDDDGNFGISASVASHKRTARSDYMGTSGWWPMEYDLDGNGAKELVAWAPQGISYGLEEADRERTSGMVVAQYALSDDLVFTLDGLYSEYDTQADYNQIAHWWGGINNNNAGPGSVKIDEEGTLVYWAGHAAPTEMVHSTGNRPTETYMVGFNVEKLFADDSVLTFDMSYAKSQNTAGGTQSFAVSGFRNTTESSSLFQLIPGDTIPSLTFPVYDEETGEYTGEYQQNPAALTDPMLLANHFMVVEGDDNEDTIKDLKLDWTKSLEFGVISSVKVGAFYHEREFQRTRLRSADEVNNGTSTGFGDDIPDHIGILVKPSDFLSGADGSFPTAWLETDNDALRAYYESDDFIKNGEYYNQRVDENGDPIPNLDYTPHVELANSPGVKEENIGLYIQLGLEGEIASMPWSGNIGVRMVETEQTSTGWGEEIISITPNPDDPTVSILETTEAKPLEVVNEYEEVLPSMNLKLEVREDVDVRLSLSKTITRPELNKIGVDVGYNTRPTQGGFFGASGGNPYLEPYTATNFDIAANWYINESSYLGVTYMHKDIEDFIVTAEKETVISGYDFLETRPFNLDDASISSVEVATNIVFDFLPGAFSGLGVQMNYTFVDDDDAFVETDSYSFGIDGLSDTGNFILFYEYEAVQIRASYNWREKYLWGFEYEEYTTDYGQWDASASFDINENFSIFAEGVNLTEESVSNYQGSENRIIDYTYYGRRFSLGVRASF; encoded by the coding sequence ATGATATTTAATAAAAACAATAATAAAAGTGTTAGTAGCCTGTTTTGTTTAAGCTTACTGACAATGAGCATTAATAGTGCTTTAGCACAAGAAGCTAACGACACAGAGCCAGAAGTAAATGATGACGTTGAAGTCATTGAAGTTACTGGTTACTTAAGCAGTGTAAAAAAATCAATATTATCTAAAAAAGCTGCTGACAGTATATTAGATTCAATTGAAGCTGAAGATTTAGGTAAATTCCCTGATACTAACATAGCGGAATCACTGCAAAGAATCACCGGTGTATCAATCGATCGAAACGGTGGCGAAGGAAGTAAAGTCAGTGTTCGTGGCTTAGGTCCTGAATTTAACGTAGTTACCTTTAATAACCGAATTATGCCAAACCCTGATGGTTCGCGCTCATTTAGCTTTGATATTCTTGCCTCTGAAATGGTCTCTCGTGTCGATGTTTACAAAACCTCAAAAGCCGAGCTTTCTGACGGTGGTATTGGTGCAGTAATCGATGTAAGGAGCTTAAGGCCACTTGATTTAGATGAAGGAATTACAGGTGCAGCATCGGTTAAGGCGATGCACGACGAATTATCTGAAGAGACAGACCCACAGTTTTCTGGCGTGATCAGCTTCAAAGATGATGATGGAAATTTTGGTATCTCTGCTTCAGTTGCTTCCCATAAACGAACGGCACGCTCTGACTATATGGGTACAAGCGGTTGGTGGCCAATGGAGTACGACCTAGATGGCAATGGTGCTAAAGAGCTTGTTGCGTGGGCTCCTCAAGGTATTTCTTATGGTTTAGAAGAAGCAGATCGAGAAAGAACAAGTGGTATGGTTGTTGCGCAGTATGCACTGTCAGACGACTTAGTTTTTACCCTTGATGGTTTATATTCAGAATATGATACACAAGCGGATTATAACCAAATAGCTCATTGGTGGGGCGGTATTAATAATAACAATGCTGGTCCTGGTAGCGTTAAAATTGATGAAGAAGGTACATTAGTTTATTGGGCAGGTCACGCTGCACCAACGGAGATGGTTCATTCAACCGGTAACCGACCAACAGAAACCTATATGGTCGGATTCAATGTTGAAAAGCTCTTTGCCGATGATTCCGTATTAACATTTGACATGTCTTACGCTAAATCTCAAAACACCGCTGGTGGTACGCAAAGTTTTGCCGTAAGTGGTTTTAGAAATACCACGGAAAGCTCTAGTTTATTTCAGTTAATTCCAGGCGATACAATACCGTCACTCACCTTCCCTGTTTATGATGAAGAAACAGGCGAATACACAGGTGAATATCAACAAAACCCGGCGGCACTAACCGATCCAATGTTATTGGCTAACCATTTTATGGTGGTTGAAGGCGATGATAATGAGGACACTATTAAAGACTTAAAGCTCGACTGGACCAAGTCACTTGAGTTTGGCGTAATATCGAGTGTAAAGGTTGGCGCATTTTATCATGAAAGAGAATTCCAGCGCACAAGGTTAAGAAGTGCTGATGAAGTAAATAATGGTACTTCAACGGGTTTTGGCGATGATATTCCTGATCATATTGGTATTTTAGTTAAACCAAGTGATTTCTTATCTGGCGCTGATGGCTCATTCCCTACCGCTTGGTTAGAAACAGATAACGATGCATTACGTGCTTATTATGAATCTGACGATTTTATTAAAAATGGCGAATATTACAACCAACGAGTGGATGAAAATGGTGACCCTATTCCTAACCTTGACTACACTCCACACGTTGAATTAGCGAATAGCCCAGGGGTAAAAGAAGAAAATATCGGGCTTTATATTCAGCTTGGCCTTGAAGGTGAAATTGCATCTATGCCTTGGTCGGGCAATATCGGTGTTCGAATGGTTGAAACAGAACAAACATCGACTGGTTGGGGTGAAGAAATCATTAGTATTACGCCTAACCCAGACGACCCGACAGTGAGCATACTAGAGACTACTGAAGCGAAACCACTTGAAGTAGTGAATGAATACGAAGAAGTGTTGCCTTCAATGAATTTAAAACTAGAGGTTAGAGAAGATGTTGATGTGCGATTATCTTTGTCAAAAACTATTACTCGACCTGAGCTAAACAAAATTGGCGTTGATGTAGGCTATAATACCAGACCAACCCAAGGCGGTTTCTTCGGTGCATCTGGTGGTAACCCTTACTTAGAACCTTATACAGCAACCAATTTCGACATTGCAGCAAACTGGTATATCAATGAGTCATCTTATCTAGGTGTCACCTACATGCACAAAGATATCGAAGACTTTATAGTTACCGCGGAAAAAGAAACCGTTATCTCAGGCTATGACTTTCTTGAAACCAGGCCATTTAACTTAGATGATGCATCAATTTCGTCGGTAGAAGTAGCAACCAACATAGTGTTTGATTTTTTACCTGGCGCATTTAGTGGCTTAGGCGTGCAGATGAATTACACCTTTGTTGATGATGATGACGCTTTTGTCGAGACAGATTCATATAGTTTCGGTATTGATGGTTTATCTGATACTGGTAACTTTATTCTTTTCTATGAATATGAAGCCGTGCAAATTCGTGCTTCATATAACTGGCGTGAAAAATACCTTTGGGGCTTTGAATATGAAGAATACACAACTGACTATGGCCAATGGGATGCCAGTGCAAGTTTTGATATAAATGAGAACTTTTCGATTTTTGCTGAAGGGGTTAACTTAACGGAAGAATCGGTCAGTAATTATCAAGGTTCGGAAAATCGTATAATCGACTACACCTATTATGGCAGAAGGTTTTCGCTTGGTGTACGAGCCTCATTCTAA